From Trichoplusia ni isolate ovarian cell line Hi5 chromosome 11, tn1, whole genome shotgun sequence, the proteins below share one genomic window:
- the LOC113498495 gene encoding uncharacterized protein LOC113498495 yields the protein MLEPFYDLTKKQSMVIKRKVERAYDETIFSKDSKVRTPNFRKKTLMNKGVIEMCCEDEFALEWLRKIIAGTPSPRSDAKLVVRRQRELQNRLQAMINQPEDDSVERHVPGYTRRMRTNTISIVGASTMQKKEEKHNIN from the exons ATGCTAGAACCATTCTACGATCTCACGAAAAAACAGTCGATGGTAATCAAGAGGAAAGTCGAAAGAGCGTACGACGAAACAATCTTCTCCAAAGATTCAAAAGTGCGGACCCCTAATTTCAGGAAGAAGACTTTGATGAATAAAGGAGTCATCGAGATGTGTTGCGAAGATGAGTTCGCACTAGAATGGCTCCGAAAAATCATCGCCGGCACACCCTCGCCGAGATCAGACGCGAAACTAGTGGTACGCCGGCAGAGAGAGCTGCAGAACAGACTTCAGGCTATGATTAATCAGCCGGAAGACGATTCAGTGGAACGCCACGTGCCAGGCTACACAAGGCGAATGCGGACAAATACAATATCAATAGTTGGAGCTTCCACAATGCAAAAAAAG gaagaaaaacataatataaactag